In Nocardia terpenica, the genomic window TTCGCGCTGCTGGCCGCCGCCATCGCGGGCACCGCGCTGGCCGTCGGCGTCGGGCTGCTGGTGGCGCGCCGCGCGCTCGCCCCCGTCACCGCCCTGACCCGCGCCGCCGAACAGGTTGCGGGCACCCGTGATCCGCGCCGCCACATCGCGGTGACCGGCTCGGCCGAACTGGCGGGACTGGCCCGCAGCTTCAACGCCATGCTCGACGAGCTCGACCAGGCGCTCACGGCCGAGCGCGATTCCCGTGCGGCGCAACAGCGCCTGGTCGCCGACGCCTCCCACGAGCTGCGCACGCCGCTCACCGTGCTGCGCACCAATCTCGATCTGCTGGGCCGCGCCGATCGCCTCACCCCCGAGCAGCTGGCCGCCACCTCCGACGCCCTGAAGGTCCCGGTCGAGGAGCTGTCCGGCCTGGTCTCGGACCTGATCGAGCTGGCCCGGGCCGACGATCCGCAGGCCACGGGCGAACCGTTCGAGGACGTGCGCCTGGACGCGGTGGTGACCGACCGGGTGGCCGTCGCCCGAAAGCATTGGCCCGCAGCAGCATTCGTGACCAACCTGGAGGCCACCACCGTATCCGGGGCGCCCGGCCGCCTGTCCCGGGCCGTCACCAACCTCCTCGACAACGCCGCCAAATTCAGCCCGCCCGGCGCGATCGTCCGCGTCGACCTGCACAACCGCGTCCTGACCGTCCGCGACCACGGCCCCGGCATCGCCCCCGCCGACCTCCCGCACGTCTTCGACCGCTTCTACCGCGCCACCACCGCCCGCGGCAAGCCCGGCCACGGGCTGGGCCTCGCCATCGTCGCCCAGGTGGCGGCGCTGCACCACGCCCGCGTCACGGTCGAATCCGTGCCCGGCAGGGGTGCGGTGTTCCGGCTGGAGTTCCCCGCCGGCGAATGAACGACAGAGCGGGGGCAACCTCGGAAGAGATTGCCCCCGTTCGCATTTACGCCGTGGCGGGTCAGGCCGAGGCGACCAGCCGGGCCGCGTTCGCGGTCTCGTCGTCGAGCGCCTCGTTGGCGGCCAGCTCGGCCGCCACACGGTCGCGGTAGCGGGTGACCTCGCGCTCGGTGGTGGCCTCGTCCCAGCCCAGATGCGGCGCGATCAGGCGGGCGATCTCCGGGGCCGCCGCCACGCCGCGGTCGGCCAGTTCGATGGACATCCGGGTGCGGCGGGTCAGGATGTCGTCGAGGTGCAGCGCGCCCTCGTGGGTGACCGCGTAGACGACCTCGGCGGCGAGGGTGTCCGCCGCGCCCGGCAGCGCGGCCCGCAGCTCCGGGTTGCGCGCGATCAGCTCGAACAGGTCGTGGATGGCCGAGCCGTAGCGGCCCAGCAGGCGCTGCACCGTCGCGACCGGCAGATCGGCGTCCTTGGCCACCGCGGCCGCATCGGCCAGCAGCTCGTGGTAGCCGACCGCGCCCAGCAGCGGCAGGTGCTCGGTCACCGACGGGGCGACCGCGCGGCCCAGCCCCTGCACCGCGGCGTCCACCACGTCCGCCGCCATCACGCGGTAGGTGGTGTACTTACCGCCCGCGATCACGAACAGGCCCGGAACCGGTTCGGCCACGGCGTGTTCGCGCGACAGCTTGGTGGTGTCGCTCGAGGACGCGCCCGACAGCAGCGGCCGCAGGCCCGCGTAGGTGCCGACGATGTCGGCCTCGGTGAGCGGCTCGCGCAGCAGCGCGTTCACGTGATCGAGGATGTAGCGGATATCGGCGGCGCTGGCCGACGGGTGATCCTTGTCCAGCGACCAGTCGGTGTCGGTGGTGCCGATGATCCAGTGCCGCCCCCACGGGATCACGAACAGCACACTCTTCTCGGTGCGCATCATCAGACCGGTGTCCAGGTCCAGCCGCTCGCGCGGCACCAGGATGTGCACGCCCTTGGAAGTCCGCACGTGGAACGGGAATTCGACGCCGGTCAGCTTGTTCATCTCGTCGGTCCACACGCCGGTCGCGCTGATCACCCGGCGGGCGCGCACGGTGTACTCGCGGCCGGTCTCCAGATCGGTGACGTAGGCGCCGATCACGCGCTGTCCCGCGCGCAGCAGCCCGGTCACCTTGGTCCGGGTCAGCACGGTGGCGCCGTGCTGGGCGGCGGTGCGGGCGATCGTCATGGTGTGGCGGGCGTCGTCGACCTGCCCGTCGAACAGGCGGATGGCGCCGGTCATCGCGTCCGGACGCAGCGCGGGCGCCAATTCCAGTGCGCGCGTGCGGGACAGGTGCCGGTGCATCGGCACCGCGCCCGCGCCGCCCATGGTGTCGTAGAGGGCGACGCCGGCGCCGATGTAGGGGCGCTCCCAGCGGTGCTGCAGCGGGAACAGGAACGAGATGGGGTGCACCAGATGCGGGGCCAGCTTGCGCAGCAGCAGCTTTCGCTCCTTGAGCGCCTCGCGCACCAGCCAGAAGTCGAGCTGCTCGAGGTAGCGCAGCCCGCCGTGGATCAGCTTGCTGGAGCGGCTCGAGGTGCCGGCCGCGAAATCCCGTGCCTCGACCAGGGTTACCGACAGGCCGCGGGCGGCGGCGTCGAGCGCGGATCCCGCGCCGACCACGCCGCCACCGATGACCAGAACATCGATCTCGGTGTCACCCAACGAGTTCAGTGCAGCCGCCCGGTAGGCGGCATCCAGACGTGCGGTCACAGCGAATTCTCCTTGATATCAGTGAAACTCAGTCGTCGTCTTCATCGATCCAGTCGAGGGTGCGCGCGACCGCCTTCTTCCAGCGGGCGTAGCCGCGCTCGCGCTGCCGCTCGGCCAGAGCCGGCTCCCAGCGCTTGTCCTCGGCCCAGTTCGCCTCGAGTTCATCGGTACTCGCCCAGAACCCGACGGCCAGGCCCGCGGCGTAGGCGGCGCCGAGCGCGGTGGTCTCCGAGACCACCGGCCGCGACACCGGAACGCCGAGGAAATCGGCCTGCAGCTGCATACACAGCTCGTTGGCGGTCACCCCGCCGTCCACGCGCAGCACGTCGAGCTTCACGCCCGAATCGGCCTGCATGGCCTCGACCACGTCGCGGGTCTGGTAGCAGATCGATTCGAGGGTGGCCCGCGCCAGATGCGCGTTGGTGCTGTAGCGCGACAGGCCCACGATCACCCCGCGCGCATCCGAACGCCAGTACGGCGCGAACAATCCCGAGAACGCGGGCACGAAGTACACCCCGCCGTTGTCGGAAGCCTGCCGTGCCAGCGACTCGCTCTGTGCCGCACCGGAAATGATGCCGAGCTGGTCGCGCAGCCACTGCACGGCCGACCCGGTCACCGCGATGGAACCCTCCAGCGCGTACACCGGCGCGTCGTCGCCGAACTTGTAGGCGACGGTGGTCAGCAGGCCGTGCTGTGAGCGCACGATCTCGGTACCGGTGTTGAGCAGCAGGAAGTTTCCGGTGCCGTAGGTGTTCTTGGCCGCGCCGGGCCGGAAGCACACCTGGCCGACCGTCGCGGCCTGCTGATCGCCCAGCACACCGGCCAGCGGCACCTCGCCGCCGAACGGTCCGTCGACGCGGGTCGTGCCGAACAGTCCCGGATTCGACGAGGGTGCGATGGTGGGCAGCATCGCGCGCGGAATCCCGAACAGCGACAGCAGCTCGTCGTCCCAGTCGCAGGTCTCCAGGTTCATCAGCATGGTGCGGCTGGCGTTGGTCGGATCGGTGACGTGCACGCCGCCGTCCGCCCCGCCGGTCAGATTCCACAGCAGCCAGGTGTCGGTGGTACCGAAGATGGCATCGCCGCGCGCGGCGTCCTCGGCGACACCGGGCACGTTGTCCAGGATCCAGCGCAGCTTGCCGCCGGAGAAGTAGGTGGCCGGGGGCAGACCGGCCTTGCGCCGGATGATCTCACCGTGCCCGGCGCGCTCCAGCTCCGCGGCGATGCGGTCGGTGCGGGTGTCCTGCCAGACGATGGCGTTGCAGTACGGCCGCCCGGTGTGGCGGTTCCACACCACGGTGGTCTCGCGCTGGTTGGTGACGCCGACCGCGACCAGATCCTCGGCGCTCAGATTCGCCTTGGTGAGGGTGGTCTGCACGACCGAGCGGGTGCGCTCCCAGATCTCGGTCGGGTTGTGCTCCACCCAGCCCGCGCGCGGCAGGATCTGCTCGTGCTCGAGCTGGTGGCGGGCGATCTCGGCGCCGTTGTGGTCGAACACCATGAAGCGCGTGCTGGTGGTGCCCTGGTCGATGGCTCCGACGTAGCGAGTCATCGGACATCCTTTCGGAGTTCTGAAAATTATTGGGGGAAAAAGTAATTCAGAAGACGAACTGGGAGACCAGACCGGCCAGCGCGCCGCCGGCCAGCGGACCGAGCACGGGCACCCAGGAATAGGACCAGTCGGAGTTCTTACCGGCGCCCATCGGCAGCAGCGCGTGCGCGATGCGCGGACCCAGGTCGCGGGCGGGGTTGATGGCATAGCCGGTCGGCCCGCCCAGCGAGGCGCCGATGCCGAGCACCAGCAGCGCCGCGGCGACCGGGCCCAGCCCGGTCGGGGTGTGGCCGAAGCTCACGATCACGAACACCAGCACGAACGTCGCGGCCACCTCGGTCAGGAAATTCCAACCGTAGGAACGGATCTCGGGGCCGGTGGAGAAGACCCCCAGCTTCTTTCCGGCATCGCTCTCCGCGGCGAAGTGCTGCCGATAGGCGAGGAAGGCGATCGCCGCGCCGAGGATCGCGCCGACCATCTGGCCGCCGATATAGGCCACCGTGTTGCCGAATGTGACCGGGATGCCGGGCGCGTACTCGTGCGCGCCGCTGGTCCAGATGCCGATCGTGACCGCGGGATTGAGGTGGCCGCCGGTCTTGTAGGCGACATACACACCGGACATCACGCCGATGCCCCATCCGAAATTGATCAGGAGCCAGCCGCCGTCGAAACCCTTGGTCTTAGCCAGCAACACGTTAGCGACCACGCCGACGCCGAGCAGGATCAGCACTCCCGTGCCGAATGCCTCGCTCACGAAGATCGAGCCGAAGTTCACCGTTGAGCCTCCGTCTACCTTTGACGACCATCGAACCAGTCGTCCTCCCGCCGACGTTACGAGCAGGATGCACAACCGGACATAGGACGCGTTCGACATTGTCGAACGTACGGAGTGGAGCGGGACCGCGCGCACCGCTACTGTCCCATGTCCGAGAAGGTAGTGTGATGTGCGTCATAGCGTGTTGCCGGGTGGTCGCCCGAAGTTCGACATTGTCGAATGAATGGCCGGTAGGTTGTTTCCCATGCCGGGCCCGATCCAATCCATCGAACGCGCGGCGGCGGTGCTGCGGCTGCTCGCCCGCGGCCCGGGTCGCCTCGGCGTCGCCGAGATCGCCGGTGCGCTCGGCCTGCCCAAACCCACCGTGCACGGCATCCTGCGGACGCTGCACGGGGTCGGCTTCGTGGACCAGGACCCGGCCACCGGCAAGTACCGGCTCGGCACCGCGCTGCTGGACCTGGGCGCGGGCTACGTCGACACCAACGAGCTGCGGTCGCGGGCGATCAACTGGGCCGACGCGCTCGCCGCGCGAACCGGGGAATCGGTGCGGATCGCGGCCCGGGTGGACGAGCATGTGGTGGTGATCCACCACGTGTTCCGGCCCGACAACAGCGAACAGGAACTCGCGGTGGGCGAGCAGCTGCCGCCGCACGCGACGGCGCTGGGCAAGGTGCTGCTCGCCTACGACACCGATCTGGCGGCCCGGGTGCGCGCCCGCGAACCGGCCCCGCTGACCCGCCGCACCATCACCGACCGGGCCGTGCTCGGCCGGGTCCTGGCCGAGGTGCGCCAGCACGGATGGGCCGGGGACGCGGGCGAATTCCGGCCCGGCGAGGCCGGGATCGCGGCGCCGATCCGCGCGCACGGCGGCCTGGTCGTCGGCGCCCTCGGCATCACCGGCCCGCTCGACCGGCTCTGCGACACCCAGCTGCGGCCGCGGCCCGTGCTGGTCGGCCGGGTGCGCGACGCCGCCCGCGCGGTATCGCGGGATCTCGGTGCCGGGCAGCGGCTTTCGACCGGCCACTGGACAGAAAGCGATCGGGGATGACGCAACGCTACGTGTTGGCCATCGATCAGGGCACCACGTCGACGCGGTGCATCCTGTTCGATCAGCGGGCCCGCCTGGCCGGTGTGGCCCAGCGCGAACACCACCAGTACTACCCGCGGCCCGGCTGGGTCGAACAGGACGCCGCCGAGATCTGGCGCAATCTGGAACGGATCCTGCCGCGGGCGCTCAACGAATCGGGGATCACCGCGGACGAGGTCGCGGCCCTGGGCATCGCGAATCAGCGCGAGACCACCGTGGTGTGGGACCGGCGCACCGGCGTGCCGATCGGGCGGGCGATCGTCTGGCAGGACACCCGCACCGAGGATCTGGTGCGCGAGTTCGAGTCCGCCCCGGGCGCGGACCGCATCCGGCAGCTGTGCGGCCTGCCGCTGGCCACCTACTTCGCCGCCCCGCGGCTGCGCTGGCTGCTCGACGCCAACCCCGGGCTGCGCGAGCGCGCCGAACGCGGCGAGGTGCTGTTCGGCACCATGGAGACCTGGCTGATCTGGAACCTCACCGGCGGCGTCGACGGCGGCCTGCACGTCACCGACGTCACCAATGCCAGCCGCACGCTGCTGATGAACCTGGCGACGCTGTCCTGGGACGGGGAACTGTTGCGGTTCTTCGGAATTCCCGCGGCCATGCTGCCCCGCATCCAGCCCTCCACCGCCTCCTACGGCGCCACCACCCGGGTGGTGCCGGGGATGCGGATCGCCGCCGCCCTCGGCGATCAGCACGCCGCGCTGTTCGGCCAGACCTGTTTCGCGCGCGGGGAAACCAAGTGCACCTACGGCACCGGCGGCTTCCTCATGATGAACACCGGGAGTGAGCTGGTGCAGTCCGAGCACGGCCTGCTGACCACCATCGGCTATCAGATCGACCGGGAGCCGGTCTACGCGCTGGAGGGGCCGATCGCGGTCACCGGCTCGCTGGTGCAGTGGATCCGGGACAACATCGGCCTGGTGGCCAGCGCCCCCGAGATCGAAACCCTCGCGCGCACAGTGGAAGACAACGGCGGCTGCTATATCGTTCCGGCCTTCTCCGGCTTGTACGCGCCGCACTGGCGCAGCGACGCGCGTGGCGTGGTGGTCGGGCTGACCTCCTACATCACCAAGGGGCATCTGGCCCGCGCCGTGCTCGAGGCCACCGCGTGGCAGACCCGCGACGTGGTCGACGCGATGAACGCGGACTCCGGCCTGCAGGCCCGCTCGCTGCGCGTCGACGGCGGGATGACCTCGGACAACCTGCTGATGCAGATCGTGTCCGACGTGCTCGACATCCCGGTGCTGCGGCCGTTCGTCTCCGAGACCGTCTCCCTCGGCGCCGCCTACGCGGCCGGGCTGGCGGTCGGTTACTGGCCGGATCTGGAAGGGCTGCGCCGCAATTGGCGCGTGGCGGCGCAGTGGTTACCGCGGATGGATCCGGGGTATCGCGCCGACGAGTACGAGAACTGGTCGCGGGCGGTGCAATTGAGCTTCGGCTGGCTCCGGGCGCGCCGGGGGTCCGGCGCTCAGACGCGGGCGTAGCTGCGGAACAGGTAGGTGTTCTCGCCGTTGTCGGACTGTTTGACGCCGGTGGTGAAGGCCATCACGAAATCGCCGGAGATCTCGGGCGCGTAGACGTCGCCGTCGGTGGGCGGGCCGATCTCGGTCGTCGCGATCACCGTCGCGAATTCCATTGCCTCGCGGAAGATCTCGGCGCCGCCGATGACCCACACCTCGTCGGGGTCGGTGATCGACAGGGCCTCGGCGACCGAGCCCGCGCGCTCGGCGCCCGGCGCGAACCACTCCGGATCGTGGGTGACGACGACGGTGCGGCGGCCGGGCAGCGCCCGCGCCTGCTCGTCGAGCGCGTCCCAGGTGCCGCGGCCCATCACCACGGTGTGGCCGCCGGTGACGGTATCGAAATGCGCCAGGTCCTCCGGTACTCGCCAGGGGATCCGGCCGTGCGCGGCGATCACACGATCGGATGTCTGCGACCAGACCAACCCGATCGTCCGCTTCCTCGTTTCGGTCGTGGACGAGTTCACCAGGCCCAGGGTAGTAGATAGATAGCTGCGCTAACTATCTCGGTGAGCGGTGTCACAGGTAATAACTCACCGTGTGCGGGGTCATAGCCGGTCGTCGCGCGCATGCCCCGAAATTCGGTGGCGCGGGGATGTCGCCCCCGTCTGTCATTGTTTCGGTGGCAGGCAGTGCGGGTTCGGAGGACAGATGACGCGGCGGGGTTGGGTGCTGTTTCTGGCGATGGGCGTCATCTGGGGGGTGCCGTACGCCATGATCCGGATCGCGGTGCGCGACTTCGATCCCGTGGTGGTGGCGTTCGGGCGCACGGCGATCGGCTCGCTGCTGCTGTTGCCGGTCGCGCTGTTCACCCGGGCCCTGCTGCCGGTGCTGCGGCGGTGGTGGTGGCTGCTGGCCTACACGCTCGTCGAGATCTCCGGGCCGTGGCTGCTGCTCGGGCACGCCGAGACCAGGCTGAACAGCTCCACCACCGGTCTGCTGCTGGCCGCGGTCCCGCTGGTGGCCCTGGTGCTGGTGACCGCGCTCGGGCACGACCGGTTCGACGCGCGCCGGGTGCTCGGCCTGGTCGTCGGGCTGATCGGCGTCGGCACGCTGGTCGGCCTGGACATCGATGTGTCCGATCTCGGCGCGCTGGGCGCGGTCGGCCTCACGGTGATCGGCTACGCCACCGGCCCGATCATCATCAACCGCAAGCTGGCCGACCTGCCCTCGATGGGCGTGGTCACCGGGTCGCTGGTGTTCGCCACGATCATCTACGCGCCCTTCGCGGCCTGGCGCTGGCCGGAGCGGTTCACCGCGCCCGCGAGCTGGTCGGTGCTGGGCCTGGCGGTGATCTGCACGGCGACGGCGTTCCTGGTGTTCTTCGCGCTGATCGGCGAGGTCGGCCCGGCCCGGGCCACGGTCATCA contains:
- a CDS encoding MIP/aquaporin family protein, with product MNFGSIFVSEAFGTGVLILLGVGVVANVLLAKTKGFDGGWLLINFGWGIGVMSGVYVAYKTGGHLNPAVTIGIWTSGAHEYAPGIPVTFGNTVAYIGGQMVGAILGAAIAFLAYRQHFAAESDAGKKLGVFSTGPEIRSYGWNFLTEVAATFVLVFVIVSFGHTPTGLGPVAAALLVLGIGASLGGPTGYAINPARDLGPRIAHALLPMGAGKNSDWSYSWVPVLGPLAGGALAGLVSQFVF
- a CDS encoding glycerol-3-phosphate dehydrogenase/oxidase, whose product is MTARLDAAYRAAALNSLGDTEIDVLVIGGGVVGAGSALDAAARGLSVTLVEARDFAAGTSSRSSKLIHGGLRYLEQLDFWLVREALKERKLLLRKLAPHLVHPISFLFPLQHRWERPYIGAGVALYDTMGGAGAVPMHRHLSRTRALELAPALRPDAMTGAIRLFDGQVDDARHTMTIARTAAQHGATVLTRTKVTGLLRAGQRVIGAYVTDLETGREYTVRARRVISATGVWTDEMNKLTGVEFPFHVRTSKGVHILVPRERLDLDTGLMMRTEKSVLFVIPWGRHWIIGTTDTDWSLDKDHPSASAADIRYILDHVNALLREPLTEADIVGTYAGLRPLLSGASSSDTTKLSREHAVAEPVPGLFVIAGGKYTTYRVMAADVVDAAVQGLGRAVAPSVTEHLPLLGAVGYHELLADAAAVAKDADLPVATVQRLLGRYGSAIHDLFELIARNPELRAALPGAADTLAAEVVYAVTHEGALHLDDILTRRTRMSIELADRGVAAAPEIARLIAPHLGWDEATTEREVTRYRDRVAAELAANEALDDETANAARLVASA
- the glpK gene encoding glycerol kinase GlpK, producing MTQRYVLAIDQGTTSTRCILFDQRARLAGVAQREHHQYYPRPGWVEQDAAEIWRNLERILPRALNESGITADEVAALGIANQRETTVVWDRRTGVPIGRAIVWQDTRTEDLVREFESAPGADRIRQLCGLPLATYFAAPRLRWLLDANPGLRERAERGEVLFGTMETWLIWNLTGGVDGGLHVTDVTNASRTLLMNLATLSWDGELLRFFGIPAAMLPRIQPSTASYGATTRVVPGMRIAAALGDQHAALFGQTCFARGETKCTYGTGGFLMMNTGSELVQSEHGLLTTIGYQIDREPVYALEGPIAVTGSLVQWIRDNIGLVASAPEIETLARTVEDNGGCYIVPAFSGLYAPHWRSDARGVVVGLTSYITKGHLARAVLEATAWQTRDVVDAMNADSGLQARSLRVDGGMTSDNLLMQIVSDVLDIPVLRPFVSETVSLGAAYAAGLAVGYWPDLEGLRRNWRVAAQWLPRMDPGYRADEYENWSRAVQLSFGWLRARRGSGAQTRA
- a CDS encoding HAMP domain-containing sensor histidine kinase, whose translation is MRPRTLRARIALAFIAAMVLALAGMGLAAYVVVSHQLSSALDTGLRREATRIARQFDVQPDVATISGPCRYLAAPSCVQVVDTDGRIESERDPRDTLPVDAETRAVATGSHASYFSDASLDGLRMRIYTTQLRPGAAVQVGQRADQVDTGIRRTGFALLAAAIAGTALAVGVGLLVARRALAPVTALTRAAEQVAGTRDPRRHIAVTGSAELAGLARSFNAMLDELDQALTAERDSRAAQQRLVADASHELRTPLTVLRTNLDLLGRADRLTPEQLAATSDALKVPVEELSGLVSDLIELARADDPQATGEPFEDVRLDAVVTDRVAVARKHWPAAAFVTNLEATTVSGAPGRLSRAVTNLLDNAAKFSPPGAIVRVDLHNRVLTVRDHGPGIAPADLPHVFDRFYRATTARGKPGHGLGLAIVAQVAALHHARVTVESVPGRGAVFRLEFPAGE
- a CDS encoding DMT family transporter, which produces MTRRGWVLFLAMGVIWGVPYAMIRIAVRDFDPVVVAFGRTAIGSLLLLPVALFTRALLPVLRRWWWLLAYTLVEISGPWLLLGHAETRLNSSTTGLLLAAVPLVALVLVTALGHDRFDARRVLGLVVGLIGVGTLVGLDIDVSDLGALGAVGLTVIGYATGPIIINRKLADLPSMGVVTGSLVFATIIYAPFAAWRWPERFTAPASWSVLGLAVICTATAFLVFFALIGEVGPARATVITYINPVVALLIGVSLLGEPLTAGMAIGFPLVIAGSIVGTVRARAAREPEPAGSAG
- the glpK gene encoding glycerol kinase GlpK; this encodes MTRYVGAIDQGTTSTRFMVFDHNGAEIARHQLEHEQILPRAGWVEHNPTEIWERTRSVVQTTLTKANLSAEDLVAVGVTNQRETTVVWNRHTGRPYCNAIVWQDTRTDRIAAELERAGHGEIIRRKAGLPPATYFSGGKLRWILDNVPGVAEDAARGDAIFGTTDTWLLWNLTGGADGGVHVTDPTNASRTMLMNLETCDWDDELLSLFGIPRAMLPTIAPSSNPGLFGTTRVDGPFGGEVPLAGVLGDQQAATVGQVCFRPGAAKNTYGTGNFLLLNTGTEIVRSQHGLLTTVAYKFGDDAPVYALEGSIAVTGSAVQWLRDQLGIISGAAQSESLARQASDNGGVYFVPAFSGLFAPYWRSDARGVIVGLSRYSTNAHLARATLESICYQTRDVVEAMQADSGVKLDVLRVDGGVTANELCMQLQADFLGVPVSRPVVSETTALGAAYAAGLAVGFWASTDELEANWAEDKRWEPALAERQRERGYARWKKAVARTLDWIDEDDD
- a CDS encoding dihydrofolate reductase gives rise to the protein MNSSTTETRKRTIGLVWSQTSDRVIAAHGRIPWRVPEDLAHFDTVTGGHTVVMGRGTWDALDEQARALPGRRTVVVTHDPEWFAPGAERAGSVAEALSITDPDEVWVIGGAEIFREAMEFATVIATTEIGPPTDGDVYAPEISGDFVMAFTTGVKQSDNGENTYLFRSYARV
- a CDS encoding IclR family transcriptional regulator, encoding MPGPIQSIERAAAVLRLLARGPGRLGVAEIAGALGLPKPTVHGILRTLHGVGFVDQDPATGKYRLGTALLDLGAGYVDTNELRSRAINWADALAARTGESVRIAARVDEHVVVIHHVFRPDNSEQELAVGEQLPPHATALGKVLLAYDTDLAARVRAREPAPLTRRTITDRAVLGRVLAEVRQHGWAGDAGEFRPGEAGIAAPIRAHGGLVVGALGITGPLDRLCDTQLRPRPVLVGRVRDAARAVSRDLGAGQRLSTGHWTESDRG